In Candidatus Desulforudis audaxviator MP104C, a genomic segment contains:
- a CDS encoding type II toxin-antitoxin system PemK/MazF family toxin: MAERLAPGDIVVVRFPEHIPPGHEQHGAQPAVVLGLPEVLGEPRFPVVLVAPLTTDRGQLWAERSPALYPRLPAGAGGLPSASIVLLDQVRFLGLERVAAYLGTVRTDAYQPICHGLQRLLEPQDSFGDVR, translated from the coding sequence GTGGCTGAAAGGCTGGCCCCCGGGGACATCGTTGTGGTTCGTTTTCCGGAACACATTCCCCCCGGACATGAACAGCACGGTGCACAGCCGGCGGTGGTATTGGGGCTGCCGGAAGTCCTGGGTGAACCACGCTTTCCGGTGGTCCTGGTTGCTCCACTGACCACAGACCGCGGACAGCTATGGGCTGAACGCAGTCCGGCTCTTTATCCCCGGTTGCCGGCCGGTGCCGGAGGACTGCCGTCAGCTTCCATCGTGCTGCTGGACCAGGTTCGGTTCTTGGGTTTGGAGCGGGTGGCCGCCTATCTCGGTACTGTCCGGACCGATGCATACCAACCCATTTGCCACGGGCTGCAGCGATTGCTGGAGCCTCAGGATAGCTTTGGCGATGTTCGATAA
- a CDS encoding helix-turn-helix domain-containing protein yields the protein MVYTPEEAAAYLKVHVNTIYKLLRSGRLPAAKLGRDWRIPGGALDDYLYGRLRSQGGYGTGPEPEDAVWLDTDLSRLGETEPYDWGPQGPPQGKRISYIPGKGPVVEGGKRRG from the coding sequence ATGGTGTACACACCAGAAGAAGCCGCCGCCTATCTCAAGGTGCACGTAAACACCATCTATAAACTCCTGCGCAGCGGCCGGCTTCCTGCAGCCAAACTCGGCCGCGACTGGCGTATTCCGGGCGGCGCTCTGGACGACTACCTGTACGGTCGTCTGCGGTCACAAGGTGGTTACGGGACTGGACCAGAGCCGGAAGACGCAGTTTGGCTTGATACCGACTTGTCCCGTCTGGGTGAAACAGAACCATATGATTGGGGCCCGCAGGGACCGCCCCAGGGAAAACGGATCAGCTATATACCCGGCAAAGGACCCGTAGTAGAAGGCGGCAAACGTCGTGGCTGA